One window of Nymphaea colorata isolate Beijing-Zhang1983 chromosome 1, ASM883128v2, whole genome shotgun sequence genomic DNA carries:
- the LOC116255864 gene encoding ETO1-like protein 1, with amino-acid sequence MRKPFFSDSCKETQLHALNPQSWLQVERGKLAKLASYSCNEPLVKVAEPPILPHFKPLDYVEILAQIHEELENSDVHDKASLYLLQFHVFRGLGEVKLLRRSLRSAWLNASTIHERLVFGAWLKYEKQGEELIADLLASCGKCTQEFGYLDIASSQLDFGAQGSQDIKTGDYNTIGLSDYVIFKIGDDKVECDRQKMAALSIPFRTMLNGCFTESSQEEIDLSENGISPLSMRAISEFSQTNELKDLPAESILEILSFANKFCCEKLKDVCDRKLAAMVCSRQDAVNLMEYALHENSPVTAASCLQVFLHDLPDCLNDEQVTSIFCNVDAHQRALMVGHASFSLFCFLSEVAMNSHPASDFTISFLERLVECASDIRQKQLALHQLACMRLLRKEYDKSRQLFDAAYQAGHVYSIAGLARVTCKRENQVSAYEKISSAIDSHNPLGWMYQERSLYCDSEKRWQDLEKATELDPTLVYPYMYRAAILMREENMQAALTEINRVLGFKLSLECLELRFCFYLLIEDYRSALSDIQAILTLNPQYRMFQGRVAASQLHTLVQEHVRPWTMADCWLQLYERWSSVDDIGSLSVIYQMLESDPVKGVLYFRQSLLLLRLNCPEAAMRSLQLARQHAATEPERLVYEGWILYDTGHCEEGLRKAEESLNLQRSFEAFFLKAYALADSSPDPSYSMKVISLLEDALKCPSDRLRKGQALNNLGSVYVECRKLDMAADCYINALKIRHTRAHQGLARVHYLNNNREAAYEEMTKLIEKAKNNASAYEKRSEYCDRDLTKEDLKMVTQLDPLRVYPYRYRAAVLMDNHEEKEAIAELTKAIAFKADLHLLHLRAAFHESIGDVSGALRDCRAALSLDPNHPEIMELHCRVHSQEP; translated from the exons ATGAGAAAGCCCTTCTTTTCAGACTCGTGTAAGGAGACCCAACTGCATGCCCTTAACCCTCAGTCATGGCTTCAGGTTGAGAGGGGGAAGCTTGCCAAGCTCGCTTCGTATTCCTGCAa TGAACCTCTCGTCAAGGTAGCAGAACCACCGATCCTTCCACATTTTAAGCCACTCGATTATGTTGAGATCCTAGCTCAGATTCACGAAGAGCTCGAGAATTCTGACGTCCATGACAAGGCAAGCCTCTATTTGTTGCAGTTTCATGTGTTTCGGGGTCTTGGGGAGGTGAAATTGCTTCGCCGAAGCCTCAGGTCTGCTTGGCTGAACGCCAGCACCATACACGAGCGGCTGGTTTTTGGTGCATGGTTGAAGTATGAAAAGCAAGGAGAAGAATTGATCGCTGATTTGCTTGCCTCTTGTGGCAAATGTACTCAAGAGTTTGGTTATTTGGACATTGCGTCTTCGCAACTTGATTTTGGGGCTCAGGGTTCTCAAGACATAAAGACCGGAGATTATAACACTATAGGCCTTTCTGATTATGTGATATTCAAGATAGGAGATGATAAGGTAGAGTGTGATCGCCAAAAGATGGCAGCTCTATCTATTCCTTTCCGGACGATGCTCAATGGATGTTTCACGGAATCATCACAGGAAGAAATTGATCTATCTGAGAATGGGATCTCTCCGTTGAGTATGAGGGCAATAAGTGAATTTAGCCAGACCAATGAGTTGAAGGATTTGCCTGCAGAATCAATACTTGAAATATTGAGCTTTGCAAACAAGTTTTGTTGTGAAAAGCTTAAAGATGTTTGTGATCGGAAGCTTGCAGCTATGGTTTGCAGCAGGCAGGACGCAGTCAACCTTATGGAGTATGCTTTGCATGAAAACTCCCCAGTAACTGCTGCTTCCTGTCTACAAGTGTTTCTACATGATCTTCCAGACTGCTTGAATGATGAACAGGTTACTAGCATCTTTTGTAATGTCGATGCTCATCAAAGAGCACTTATGGTTGGTCATgcctcattttctctcttctgtTTTCTTAGTGAGGTTGCAATGAACAGCCACCCAGCTTCAGATTTTACAATTAGCTTCCTGGAAAGACTAGTGGAGTGTGCAAGCGATATTAGGCAGAAACAATTGGCACTTCATCAACTTGCATGCATGCGACTGTTAAGAAAAGAATATGACAAATCAAGGCAGCTATTTGATGCAGCTTACCAAGCGGGGCATGTTTATTCGATTGCTGGCTTGGCTAGAGTCACTTGTAAAcgggaaaatcaagtttcagcATACGAGAAGATCAGCTCAGCAATTGATTCGCATAACCCTCTGGGGTGGATGTATCAGGAACGGTCTCTATACTGTGATAGTGAAAAAAGGTGGCAGGATCTGGAAAAAGCGACAGAATTGGACCCGACTCTTGTTTACCCTTACATGTATCGAGCTGCCATTCTCATGAGAGAAGAAAACATGCAGGCGGCATTAACGGAAATAAATCGCGTTCTTGGATTCAAATTGTCCTTGGAATGCTTGGAGCTTCGGTTTTGCTTCTATCTCTTGATTGAGGATTACAGATCTGCACTGTCAGATATTCAGGCAATTCTTACTTTGAATCCCCAATACAGGATGTTTCAGGGTCGTGTGGCAGCTTCCCAGCTGCACACCCTTGTTCAAGAGCATGTCAGGCCTTGGACGATGGCTGATTGTTGGTTGCAACTTTATGAACGATGGTCCTCGGTTGATGATATCGGTTCCTTATCTGTAATATACCAGATGCTTGAATCTGATCCCGTGAAAGGGGTGTTATATTTCAGACAATCTTTGCTTCTGCTTAG ACTGAACTGTCCAGAAGCAGCTATGAGGAGTCTCCAATTAGCACGTCAGCATGCAGCCACTGAGCCCGAGCGTCTTGTTTATGAGGGTTGGATTTTGTATGACACAGGGCATTGTGAGGAAGGACTTCGCAAGGCAGAGGAATCACTTAATCTTCAGAGGTCATTTGAAGCATTCTTTCTCAAGGCATATGCCTTGGCAGATTCTAGTCCTGATCCTTCATATTCCATGAAAGTTATATCTCTTCTTGAAGATGCTTTGAAGTGCCCTTCAGACAGGCTTCGTAAAGGACAG GCCCTTAACAATCTAGGCAGCGTATACGTGGAGTGTAGAAAGCTGGATATGGCTGCTGATTGTTATATAAACGCCCTCAAGATCCGCCATACCCGAGCTCACCAAGGTCTTGCTCGTGTACATTACCTTAATAACAACAGAGAAGCAGCATATGAGGAAATGACGAAGTTGATTGAGAAGGCTAAGAACAATGCTTCAGCATATGAGAAAAGGTCTGAGTATTGTGATCGTGATCTGACGAAAGAGGACTTGAAAATGGTTACTCAGTTGGACCCTTTGCGTGTATACCCATACAGATATAGGGCTGCAG TGTTAATGGACAACCATGAAGAGAAGGAAGCGATTGCTGAGTTGACAAAGGCAATCGCATTCAAAGCGGATCTTCATCTCTTGCACTTGCGTGCCGCCTTCCATGAGAGCATCGGCGACGTCTCCGGAGCGCTCCGTGACTGCAGGGCAGCGCTCTCTTTGGACCCAAATCACCCAGAGATTATGGAGCTCCACTGCCGCGTGCACAGTCAGGAGCCATGA
- the LOC116258262 gene encoding ETO1-like protein 1, with translation MRKPFFSDSCKETQLHALNPQSWLQVELAKLASYSCNEPLVKVAEPPILPHFKPLDYVEILAQIHEELENSDVHDKASLYLLQFHVFRGLGEVKLLRRSLRSAWLNASTIHERLVFGAWLKYEKQGEELIADLLASCGKCTQEFGYLDIASSQLDFGAQASQDIKTQDYNSIGLSDYVIFKIGDDKVKCDRQKMAALSIPFRTMLNGCLTESLQEEIDLSENGISPLSMREISEFCQTNELKDLPAESILEILSFANKFCCEKLKDVCDRKLAAMVCSRQDAVNLMEYALHENSPVTAASCLQVFLHDLPDCLNDEQVTRIFCNVDAHQRALMVGHASFSLFCFLSEVAMNSHPASDFTISFLERLVECASDIRQKQLALHQLACRRLLRKEYDKSRQLFDAAYQAGHLYSIAGLARVTCKRGDQVSAYEKISSAIDSHNPLGWMYQERSLYCDSEKRWQDLEKATELDPTLVYPYMYRAAILMREENMQAALTEINRVLGFKLSLECLELRFCFYLLIEDYRSALSDIQAILTLNPQYRMFQGRVAASQLHTLVQEHVRPWTMADCWLQLYERWSSVDDIGSLSLIYQMLESDPVKGVLYFRQSLLLLRLNCPEAAMRSLQLARQHAGTEPERLVYEGWILYDTGHCDEGLRKAEESLNLQRSFEAFFLKAYALADSSPDPSYSMKVISLLEDALKCPSDRLRKGQALNNLGSAYVDCGMLDMAADCYINALKIRHSRAHQGLARVHYLTNNREAAYEEITKLIEKAKNNASAYEKRSEYCDRDLAKEDLKMVTQLDPLLVYPYRYRAAVLMDNHEEKEAIAELTKAIAFKADLHLLHLRADFHESIGDVSGALRDCRAALSLDPNHPEIMELHCRVRSQVV, from the exons ATGAGAAAGCCCTTCTTTTCAGATTCGTGTAAGGAGACCCAACTGCATGCCCTTAACCCTCAGTCATGGCTTCAGGTTGAGCTTGCCAAGCTCGCTTCGTACTCCTGCAa TGAACCTCTCGTCAAGGTAGCAGAACCACCGATCCTTCCACATTTTAAGCCACTCGATTATGTTGAGATCCTAGCTCAGATTCACGAAGAGCTCGAGAATTCTGACGTCCATGACAAGGCAAGCCTCTACTTGTTGCAGTTTCATGTGTTTCGGGGTCTTGGGGAGGTGAAATTGCTTCGGCGAAGCCTCAGGTCTGCTTGGCTGAACGCCAGCACCATACACGAGCGGCTGGTTTTTGGTGCTTGGTTGAAATATGAAAAGCAAGGAGAAGAATTGATTGCCGATTTGCTTGCCTCTTGTGGCAAATGTACTCAAGAGTTTGGTTATTTGGACATTGCGTCTTCGCAACTTGATTTTGGGGCTCAGGCTTCTCAAGACATAAAGACCCAAGATTATAACTCTATAGGCCTTTCTGATTATGTGATATTCAAGATAGGAGATGATAAGGTAAAGTGTGATCGCCAGAAGATGGCAGCTCTATCTATTCCTTTCCGGACGATGCTCAATGGATGTTTGACGGAATCATTACAGGAAGAAATTGATCTATCTGAGAATGGGATCTCTCCGTTGAGTATGAGGGAAATAAGTGAATTTTGCCAGACCAATGAGTTGAAGGATTTGCCTGCAGAATCAATACTTGAAATATTGAGCTTTGCAAACAAATTTTGTTGCGAAAAGCTTAAAGATGTTTGTGATCGGAAGCTTGCAGCTATGGTTTGCAGCAGGCAGGACGCAGTTAACCTTATGGAGTATGCTTTGCATGAAAACTCCCCAGTAACTGCTGCTTCCTGTCTACAAGTGTTTCTACATGATCTTCCAGATTGCTTGAATGATGAACAGGTTACTAGGATCTTTTGTAATGTCGATGCTCATCAAAGAGCACTTATGGTTGGTCATgcctcattttctctcttctgtTTTCTTAGTGAGGTTGCAATGAACAGCCACCCAGCTTCAGATTTTACAATTAGCTTCCTGGAAAGACTAGTGGAGTGTGCAAGCGATATTAGGCAGAAACAATTGGCACTTCATCAGCTTGCATGCAGGCGACTGTTAAGAAAAGAATATGACAAATCGAGGCAGCTATTTGATGCTGCTTACCAAGCGGGGCATCTTTATTCGATTGCTGGCTTGGCTAGAGTCACTTGTAAACGGGGAGATCAAGTTTCAGCATACGAGAAGATCAGCTCAGCAATTGATTCGCATAACCCTCTGGGGTGGATGTATCAGGAACGGTCTCTATACTGTGATAGTGAAAAAAGGTGGCAGGATCTGGAAAAAGCGACAGAATTGGACCCGACTCTTGTTTACCCTTACATGTATCGAGCTGCCATTCTCATGAGAGAAGAAAACATGCAGGCGGCATTAACGGAAATAAATCGCGTTCTTGGATTCAAATTGTCCTTGGAATGCTTGGAGCTTCGGTTTTGCTTCTATCTCTTGATTGAGGATTACAGATCTGCACTGTCAGATATTCAGGCAATTCTTACTTTGAATCCCCAATACAGGATGTTTCAGGGTCGTGTGGCAGCTTCCCAGCTGCACACCCTTGTTCAAGAGCATGTCAGGCCTTGGACGATGGCTGATTGTTGGTTGCAACTTTATGAACGATGGTCCTCGGTTGATGATATTGGTTCCTTGTCTCTAATATACCAGATGCTTGAATCTGATCCCGTGAAAGGGGTGTTATATTTCAGACAATCTTTGCTTCTGCTTAG ACTGAACTGTCCAGAAGCAGCTATGAGGAGTCTCCAATTAGCACGTCAGCATGCAGGCACTGAGCCTGAGCGTCTTGTTTATGAGGGTTGGATTTTGTATGACACAGGGCATTGTGATGAAGGACTTCGCAAGGCAGAGGAATCACTTAATCTTCAGAGGTCATTTGAAGCATTCTTTCTCAAGGCATATGCCTTGGCAGATTCTAGTCCTGATCCTTCATATTCCATGAAAGTTATATCTCTTCTTGAAGATGCTTTGAAGTGCCCTTCGGACAGGCTTCGTAAAGGACAG GCCCTTAACAATCTCGGCAGCGCATACGTGGACTGTGGAATGCTGGATATGGCTGCTGATTGTTATATAAACGCCCTCAAGATCCGCCATAGCCGAGCTCACCAAGGTCTTGCTCGTGTACATTACCTTACGAACAACAGAGAAGCAGCATATGAGGAAATAACGAAGTTGATTGAGAAGGCTAAGAACAATGCTTCAGCATATGAGAAAAGGTCTGAGTATTGTGATCGTGATCTGGCGAAAGAAGACTTGAAAATGGTTACTCAGTTGGACCCTTTGCTTGTATATCCATACAGATATAGGGCTGCTG TGTTAATGGACAATCATGAAGAGAAGGAAGCGATTGCTGAGTTGACGAAGGCAATCGCATTCAAAGCTGATCTCCATCTCTTGCACTTACGTGCCGACTTCCATGAAAGCATCGGCGACGTCTCCGGGGCGCTCCGTGACTGCAGGGCAGCGCTCTCTTTGGACCCAAACCACCCGGAGATTATGGAGCTCCACTGCCGCGTGCGCAGTCAGGTAGTGTAA